A single genomic interval of Aquisalimonas asiatica harbors:
- a CDS encoding putative bifunctional diguanylate cyclase/phosphodiesterase, giving the protein MHQPHRPPSDPPRKGAGGGGGGSDNPAFTADELAALLGSTRERLLLLDGSGRLRKRAPGDEDPAPADDATIPAADREQIARAVAGCVADGMQREVTYRTIHGSRQHHFSARIQPAGSDRVLFASLDVTAHRDAEHALATGYAIDQLVARLADEFINMAPDTIDGAIDTALAELGRYSDADRAHLYQLVDGHSRIVNTHGWRRAGVSSHGEHYRRMRSNQIPWILQRMREGGLLRLESLTQVPADSPDERLLAATGVRSTALAPITFGGELQGWIAIETVTESRRWRGDQITLLTRLASVFATALLRKQSEQRIFRLAYYDQLTGLPNRMLLRNRLHALLRNRRRAFALVLIDLDDASVLNDLMGHDVGDLLLRTLSHRLDSLASAGETLARWGGDAFMLTIPLERNDIAAAAASRLKTIRRTLSSPVRIDGHELRLSACMGMACHPLHTDDVDEMIRFAELALHEAKRQGRDSLVVFDGTMQERAARRSCIEHRLRRAVDERAFDLHYQPQICPDTGRLVGTEALIRWFDPELGHVPPDEFIELAEDTGMILPIGEWLAERACRDMAQWRREGLHVPCVAINITTQELLDERLPEALAAALARHDLPATALELEITESALMERRDSSVSLLNRLRKLGIGIAIDDFGTGYSSLSQIKHLPVTKLKIDRSFIQDVVSNRDDQAIVAAIIAMAHQLGLRVVAEGVETDEQLRFLSRQGCDVVQGYIYGQATAPASFLRRMRPGTPSSPRRSRDHRRR; this is encoded by the coding sequence ATGCACCAGCCCCACCGGCCGCCGTCAGACCCGCCCCGAAAGGGCGCCGGAGGAGGCGGCGGAGGTAGCGACAACCCGGCGTTTACCGCCGACGAACTGGCCGCGCTCCTGGGCAGCACCCGCGAACGACTTCTGCTGCTGGACGGCAGTGGCCGGCTGCGCAAGCGCGCTCCGGGCGATGAAGACCCCGCACCGGCAGACGACGCCACCATTCCGGCCGCGGACCGTGAGCAGATCGCCCGGGCGGTGGCCGGGTGTGTCGCCGACGGCATGCAACGGGAAGTGACCTACCGCACCATTCACGGCAGCCGGCAACACCACTTCAGTGCCCGGATACAACCCGCCGGCAGCGACCGCGTGCTGTTCGCGTCCCTGGATGTCACGGCCCACCGCGACGCCGAACACGCCCTGGCCACGGGCTATGCCATCGATCAGCTGGTGGCGCGCCTGGCGGACGAATTCATCAACATGGCCCCGGATACCATCGACGGCGCCATTGATACGGCCCTGGCCGAACTGGGCCGGTACAGCGACGCCGACCGGGCCCATCTCTACCAGCTCGTGGACGGCCACAGCCGGATCGTCAATACCCACGGCTGGCGCAGGGCCGGCGTCAGCAGCCACGGCGAGCATTACCGGCGCATGCGCAGCAACCAGATCCCGTGGATTCTGCAGCGCATGCGGGAGGGGGGGCTGCTGCGCCTGGAGTCACTCACCCAGGTCCCGGCGGACTCGCCCGACGAGCGCCTGCTCGCGGCCACCGGCGTGCGTTCCACGGCGCTCGCACCCATTACGTTCGGCGGCGAACTGCAGGGCTGGATCGCCATCGAGACCGTGACCGAATCACGCCGCTGGCGCGGCGACCAGATCACCCTGCTCACCCGTCTGGCATCGGTGTTTGCCACCGCCCTGCTGCGCAAGCAGTCGGAGCAACGTATCTTCCGCCTGGCCTACTACGACCAGCTCACCGGTCTGCCGAACAGGATGCTGCTGCGCAACCGGCTCCATGCGTTGCTGCGCAACCGGCGGCGCGCCTTTGCGCTGGTGCTGATCGACCTGGACGACGCCAGCGTGCTCAACGACCTCATGGGCCACGACGTGGGCGACCTGCTGCTACGCACCCTCAGCCACCGGCTGGACAGCCTGGCCAGCGCCGGCGAGACCCTGGCCCGCTGGGGAGGGGACGCTTTCATGCTGACCATTCCCCTGGAGCGCAACGATATCGCCGCAGCGGCCGCCAGCCGTCTCAAGACGATCCGGCGGACGCTATCCTCACCCGTGCGCATCGACGGCCACGAGCTGCGCCTGTCGGCGTGCATGGGCATGGCCTGTCACCCTCTGCATACCGACGACGTGGACGAAATGATCCGGTTCGCGGAGCTGGCGCTCCACGAGGCCAAGCGCCAGGGCCGGGACTCGCTGGTCGTCTTCGACGGCACCATGCAGGAGCGCGCCGCGCGCCGCAGCTGCATCGAGCACCGGCTCCGGCGCGCAGTGGATGAGCGCGCCTTCGACCTTCACTACCAGCCGCAGATCTGCCCCGATACAGGCCGCCTGGTTGGCACCGAGGCGCTGATCCGCTGGTTCGATCCGGAACTCGGCCATGTTCCACCGGACGAGTTCATCGAGCTGGCGGAGGACACCGGCATGATCCTCCCCATCGGCGAGTGGCTGGCGGAGCGCGCCTGTCGCGACATGGCACAGTGGCGACGAGAAGGCCTGCACGTGCCGTGCGTGGCCATCAACATCACCACCCAGGAGTTGCTGGATGAGCGGCTGCCCGAGGCGCTTGCGGCCGCACTGGCCCGCCATGACCTCCCGGCCACCGCGCTGGAGCTGGAGATCACCGAAAGCGCGCTGATGGAACGGCGCGACAGCAGCGTGTCGCTCCTCAATCGACTGCGCAAACTGGGGATCGGCATTGCCATCGACGACTTTGGCACCGGTTATTCGTCCCTGAGCCAGATCAAGCACCTGCCCGTGACCAAACTCAAGATTGACCGCTCATTCATCCAGGACGTGGTCAGCAACCGCGATGACCAGGCCATCGTCGCCGCCATTATCGCCATGGCGCACCAGCTCGGGCTGCGGGTGGTCGCGGAAGGAGTGGAGACCGACGAACAGCTCCGCTTTCTCAGCCGGCAGGGCTGCGACGTGGTACAGGGATACATCTACGGGCAGGCCACCGCACCAGCGAGTTTTCTGCGCCGCATGCGGCCGGGGACGCCATCGTCACCGCGGCGCTCCCGCGACCACAGGCGGCGCTGA
- a CDS encoding alpha/beta fold hydrolase, which translates to MRVATHTLTAADGGRFEVTRVAAEAPAHHQPIVYLPGMFSGRRFWLSDRGVGLAAHLAGYGFPGLIVERRRGGPGRPGLEDHLQHDLPLVRDWIRSEWNRPAFWIGHSFGGVLASRAAAELLDAGDLAGLVLFAAQFEDGKRMLDWPGNLLLSGFLRIQRRFPAPLLGMGPNDEPRAAMRDAMQLVTRGRREPGLREALARIHAPTLALSGLGDTVDPPTGCEKLIMHFGSADRRFIAAGRATGFREDYTHPGIVVSKAAQAEIWPLVTDWLLARAGAGPLRAAE; encoded by the coding sequence ATGCGAGTAGCGACACACACGCTCACGGCGGCCGACGGCGGCCGTTTCGAGGTGACCCGGGTCGCGGCTGAGGCCCCGGCGCACCATCAACCCATCGTCTACCTGCCCGGCATGTTCAGCGGCCGCCGTTTCTGGTTGTCTGATCGAGGGGTCGGCCTCGCGGCCCACCTGGCGGGATACGGGTTTCCCGGCCTGATCGTGGAGCGCCGCCGGGGCGGGCCGGGGCGGCCCGGGCTGGAGGATCACCTGCAGCACGACCTGCCGCTGGTGCGGGACTGGATCCGCTCCGAGTGGAACCGGCCCGCGTTCTGGATCGGGCACTCCTTTGGCGGCGTTCTCGCCAGCCGCGCCGCCGCGGAGCTGCTGGACGCCGGGGACCTGGCGGGGCTGGTGCTGTTCGCCGCCCAGTTCGAGGACGGTAAACGCATGCTGGACTGGCCCGGCAATCTGCTGCTGTCGGGTTTTCTGCGTATCCAGCGACGCTTCCCCGCACCACTGCTGGGTATGGGACCCAACGACGAGCCCAGGGCGGCCATGCGCGACGCCATGCAGCTGGTCACCCGCGGCCGCCGGGAACCGGGCCTGCGGGAGGCGCTCGCCCGCATCCACGCCCCGACGCTGGCCCTGTCCGGACTGGGCGATACCGTCGACCCGCCAACCGGCTGCGAGAAGCTGATCATGCACTTCGGCAGCGCGGACCGGCGGTTCATCGCCGCGGGCCGAGCCACGGGATTCCGCGAGGACTACACCCACCCGGGCATCGTGGTCAGCAAGGCGGCCCAGGCCGAGATCTGGCCCCTGGTGACGGACTGGCTGCTCGCCCGCGCAGGTGCCGGCCCACTCAGGGCAGCAGAATGA
- a CDS encoding endonuclease/exonuclease/phosphatase family protein, whose translation MSENSAELEPREAPQPDEEQPNRLRLLTYNVQTGIQSSHYGHYFTRSWQHLFPHAERPRTLRRFARVTRGYDLVGLQEVDGGSLRSGFMNQTEFVSRAGGFPYWHDQTNRNIGRLARHSNGILSRFRPLEIREHALPGMIPGRGALHMTFGGPGDSLHVILLHLALGSRTRMRQLAYVGNLIERLEHVVVMGDLNCAVDSPEFQALLVNTNLSEPKLLLPTYPSWRPLHHLDHILVSSSLTVERAEVLDYAVSDHLPVAMDVRLPESIILLP comes from the coding sequence GTGAGCGAGAATAGCGCCGAACTGGAGCCGCGCGAGGCGCCGCAGCCGGACGAGGAGCAACCGAATCGGCTGCGGCTGCTGACCTATAATGTCCAGACCGGCATTCAGAGCAGTCATTACGGGCACTACTTCACCCGCAGCTGGCAGCACCTCTTCCCCCACGCGGAGCGGCCGCGCACCCTGCGGCGTTTTGCCCGGGTCACGCGCGGCTACGATCTGGTGGGCCTGCAGGAGGTCGATGGCGGCAGCCTCCGCAGCGGCTTCATGAACCAGACGGAGTTCGTCAGCCGGGCCGGCGGCTTTCCCTACTGGCACGACCAGACCAATCGCAACATCGGCCGGCTGGCCCGGCACAGCAACGGCATTCTCAGCCGCTTCCGCCCGCTGGAGATCCGCGAGCATGCGCTCCCCGGCATGATCCCGGGGCGCGGGGCGCTGCACATGACCTTTGGCGGCCCCGGCGACTCCCTGCACGTGATCCTGCTGCACCTGGCACTGGGCTCCCGGACGCGTATGCGCCAACTGGCCTACGTGGGGAATCTCATCGAGCGTCTCGAACACGTGGTGGTCATGGGCGATCTGAACTGCGCCGTGGACAGCCCGGAGTTCCAGGCGCTGCTGGTGAACACCAATCTCTCGGAACCGAAGCTGCTGCTGCCCACCTACCCCAGCTGGCGGCCCCTCCACCACCTGGATCACATCCTCGTGTCATCGTCGCTGACCGTGGAGCGCGCCGAGGTGCTGGATTACGCGGTCTCGGACCACCTCCCCGTGGCCATGGACGTGCGCCTGCCCGAGTCGATCATTCTGCTGCCCTGA
- a CDS encoding thiol:disulfide interchange protein DsbA/DsbL, translated as MTVIRALLAGLLLAPALVMGQSFEAGNHYQELDEPVSTDVEDGKVEVREFFSYACPHCHTFNPLIQSLMADLDDKAELVHTAVVFNRSWEPLARAYYTSRALGVTDDTHNAVFNALHQDNRRIGGVDDVAEVMGEQGVDEDAVRDAWDSFSVDSAMRQGDRIASTYGVRSTPTVAVAGKYLVDVRDAGGQERMIEIIRYLVEKEYEQAQ; from the coding sequence ATGACCGTGATTCGAGCGTTGCTGGCCGGGCTGCTGCTGGCCCCGGCGCTGGTGATGGGGCAGTCCTTCGAGGCGGGTAACCACTATCAGGAGCTCGACGAGCCCGTATCCACGGATGTGGAGGACGGCAAGGTCGAGGTGCGGGAGTTCTTCTCCTACGCGTGTCCTCACTGTCATACGTTCAACCCGCTGATCCAGTCCCTGATGGCGGATCTGGACGACAAGGCCGAGCTGGTGCACACGGCGGTGGTGTTCAACCGCAGCTGGGAGCCGCTGGCCCGGGCGTACTACACCAGCCGCGCGCTGGGTGTGACCGATGACACCCACAACGCCGTGTTCAATGCCCTGCACCAGGACAACCGGCGCATTGGCGGGGTCGATGATGTCGCGGAGGTCATGGGCGAGCAGGGTGTGGATGAAGACGCCGTTCGCGATGCCTGGGACTCGTTCTCCGTCGACTCGGCCATGCGCCAGGGTGACCGTATCGCCAGCACATACGGCGTACGCAGCACGCCCACCGTTGCCGTGGCCGGCAAGTACCTGGTTGACGTGCGTGATGCGGGTGGGCAGGAACGCATGATCGAGATCATCCGTTACCTGGTCGAGAAGGAATACGAACAAGCCCAGTGA
- the ccsB gene encoding c-type cytochrome biogenesis protein CcsB: MSTQQVLGRETFDDRGFFARLSWFDWLWAAALLVGSIYASYHFAQWMDRYEHAILYITWASTVAIGWMWKPARVYTIAVAVVTLFAVMRYPDLAAGESDFFLNYLLSSQAAIMWMCALFLAATPVYFAGLLLRSEFLNKLGTALTWLASGAGLVGLLVRWWESYLMGPDIGRIPVTNLYEVFVLFAFTTGLIYLYYEYRYQTRAMGGFVGLIISASIGFLLWYHFVQGAYEIDPLIPALQSWWMKIHVPTNFVAYGAFAIAAMIGVAYLIQARFPEGWARRGLPSAEVMDDLMYKNIALGFAFFTIATILGALWAAEAWGGYWSWDPKETWSLITWLNYAAWLHLRFTKGWRGTPMAWWAVAGLFVVTFTFLGVNIFLSGLHSYGEL; encoded by the coding sequence ATGAGCACACAACAGGTCCTGGGGCGGGAGACCTTTGACGACCGCGGTTTCTTTGCACGGCTGTCCTGGTTCGACTGGCTATGGGCGGCGGCATTGCTGGTGGGCAGCATCTACGCGAGTTATCACTTCGCGCAATGGATGGACCGCTACGAGCACGCCATCCTGTACATCACGTGGGCGTCCACGGTGGCCATCGGCTGGATGTGGAAGCCTGCACGGGTGTACACCATTGCCGTGGCGGTGGTGACCCTGTTCGCGGTCATGCGCTACCCGGACCTGGCCGCCGGCGAAAGCGACTTCTTCCTGAATTACCTGCTCTCGAGCCAGGCCGCCATCATGTGGATGTGCGCCCTGTTCCTGGCGGCGACGCCCGTGTACTTCGCCGGGCTGCTGCTACGCTCCGAGTTTCTGAACAAGCTGGGCACCGCGCTGACCTGGCTGGCCAGTGGTGCCGGCCTGGTGGGGCTGCTGGTGCGCTGGTGGGAGTCCTACCTCATGGGGCCGGACATCGGGCGGATCCCGGTGACCAACCTCTACGAGGTCTTCGTCCTGTTCGCCTTCACCACGGGGCTGATCTACCTGTACTACGAGTACCGCTACCAGACTCGTGCCATGGGCGGCTTCGTCGGGCTGATCATCAGCGCGTCCATCGGCTTTCTCCTGTGGTATCACTTCGTCCAGGGCGCCTACGAGATCGATCCGCTGATTCCGGCGCTGCAGAGCTGGTGGATGAAGATCCACGTGCCCACCAACTTCGTTGCTTACGGCGCCTTTGCCATCGCGGCGATGATCGGCGTCGCCTACCTGATCCAGGCCCGTTTTCCCGAAGGGTGGGCCCGTCGCGGCCTGCCGTCGGCGGAGGTCATGGACGACCTGATGTACAAGAACATCGCCCTGGGCTTCGCCTTTTTCACCATTGCCACCATTCTGGGCGCCCTGTGGGCGGCGGAGGCCTGGGGTGGTTACTGGAGCTGGGATCCCAAGGAGACCTGGTCGCTGATCACCTGGCTGAATTACGCGGCGTGGCTGCACCTGCGCTTTACCAAGGGCTGGCGTGGCACGCCCATGGCGTGGTGGGCCGTGGCCGGCCTGTTCGTGGTCACGTTCACCTTTCTCGGTGTGAACATCTTCCTGAGTGGCCTGCACTCGTACGGCGAACTGTAA
- a CDS encoding cytochrome c biogenesis protein ResB, which yields MATAADSTKRGGRQRKSTASILLTFLGSMNLAITLLVAVAIASVIGTVLHQNEPYQDYLIKFGPFWFEVYERLSLYDVYSAPWFLFMLAFLVVSTSVCLTRHTPVMWKEMTRFRDHQQERSLRAFSHKREWFVAMSPEDAAAAADATLRRNGYRTRHKNKPDARLVSAMRGTSNRLGYIFTHLAIVIICIGGLIDGNLLMQWKYWTGDLLVETRNIPVSQIDDSSKLPPRQTAFRGNVTIPEQGRASVVFLQLGEGYVVQELPFRIEVEDFRIEHYDTGEPRSYESDLVLHDPELDEPIRQTIRVNEPLVHNGHAIYQASFGDGGSRLGLRAWPLDGGDPEELETRVNEELEIDGERGARRVEITDFEVFNIHPEPEATDRRQVRNVGPSFTFRLRRPTGEALEYENYMLPIEMDGGRYFLSGVRRSPAEDFRYLYIPADPNGGLDRFMGLLQQLRQPEGVAAAADRALDAIGVEDDQVRGRIAAEVHDMIDTLLESGFDAVMAEQQARAEERGGETPERLMDFYRMIIERTLWEGYAQVLADEGIDPGEPADEDLVFYRDALSAMTALADYDAPVFLELTDYDHRQATGLQIARAPGQNIVYFGSLLLTIGLFLLFYVSHRRAWCLIRPEGDGTRVLLAGSSQRDPLGFAKAFDSLGAELDHRLGGDGQPPADTNGERS from the coding sequence ATGGCGACAGCCGCTGACAGCACGAAGCGAGGTGGACGGCAGCGCAAGAGCACTGCATCCATCCTGCTGACGTTCCTCGGTTCCATGAATCTGGCGATAACCCTGCTGGTTGCCGTGGCCATTGCCTCGGTGATCGGCACGGTGCTGCACCAGAACGAGCCGTATCAGGATTACCTGATCAAGTTCGGGCCGTTCTGGTTCGAGGTGTACGAGCGGCTGTCGCTCTACGACGTCTACAGTGCGCCCTGGTTCCTGTTCATGCTGGCCTTCCTGGTGGTGTCCACCTCGGTCTGCCTGACACGGCATACGCCCGTGATGTGGAAGGAGATGACCCGCTTCCGCGATCATCAGCAGGAGCGCTCGCTGCGGGCATTCAGCCACAAGCGGGAGTGGTTCGTGGCCATGTCGCCGGAGGACGCCGCAGCCGCGGCCGACGCCACGCTCCGCCGCAATGGTTATCGTACACGCCACAAGAACAAGCCGGACGCCCGGCTGGTCTCCGCCATGCGGGGCACCAGCAACCGACTCGGTTACATCTTCACCCACCTGGCGATCGTCATCATCTGCATCGGCGGCCTCATCGACGGCAACCTGCTGATGCAATGGAAGTACTGGACCGGCGACCTGCTGGTGGAGACCCGCAACATCCCGGTCTCCCAGATCGATGACAGCAGCAAGCTGCCACCCCGGCAGACCGCGTTCCGCGGCAACGTGACCATTCCCGAGCAGGGGCGTGCCAGCGTGGTGTTCCTGCAGCTCGGTGAGGGGTACGTGGTGCAGGAACTCCCGTTCCGCATCGAAGTGGAGGACTTCCGGATCGAGCACTATGATACGGGAGAGCCCCGCTCCTACGAGAGCGATCTGGTGCTGCATGATCCGGAGCTGGACGAACCCATCCGCCAGACCATTCGCGTAAACGAGCCGCTCGTCCACAACGGCCATGCCATTTACCAGGCCAGTTTCGGTGACGGGGGCTCCCGGCTCGGTCTGCGTGCCTGGCCCCTGGATGGAGGCGATCCGGAAGAGCTCGAGACACGGGTCAACGAGGAACTGGAGATCGACGGCGAGCGGGGTGCGCGGCGCGTGGAGATCACCGACTTCGAGGTCTTCAACATTCACCCCGAGCCGGAGGCAACGGACCGCCGGCAGGTGCGCAACGTCGGCCCCAGTTTCACTTTCCGGCTGCGGCGCCCGACCGGTGAGGCGCTGGAGTACGAGAATTACATGCTGCCCATCGAGATGGACGGGGGGCGGTATTTCCTGAGCGGCGTAAGACGGTCGCCGGCCGAGGACTTTCGCTACCTGTACATCCCGGCCGACCCCAACGGCGGGCTTGACCGCTTCATGGGCCTGTTGCAGCAGCTGCGCCAGCCTGAGGGCGTTGCCGCCGCCGCTGACCGGGCCCTCGACGCCATCGGCGTGGAAGACGACCAGGTTCGCGGCCGCATCGCCGCCGAGGTCCACGACATGATCGACACGCTGCTGGAATCCGGGTTCGACGCGGTCATGGCGGAACAGCAGGCCCGGGCCGAGGAACGCGGCGGAGAGACCCCCGAGCGGCTGATGGATTTCTACCGCATGATCATCGAGCGCACGCTCTGGGAAGGGTACGCCCAGGTTCTCGCGGACGAAGGTATTGATCCCGGGGAACCCGCGGACGAGGATCTGGTCTTTTACCGTGACGCCCTGTCGGCCATGACTGCGCTGGCCGATTACGATGCGCCGGTCTTCCTGGAACTGACCGACTATGATCACCGGCAGGCCACCGGGTTGCAGATTGCCCGGGCGCCGGGTCAGAACATCGTCTACTTCGGTTCGTTGTTGCTGACCATCGGCCTGTTTCTGCTGTTTTACGTATCGCACCGGCGCGCGTGGTGCCTGATCCGGCCGGAAGGTGACGGGACCCGGGTGCTGCTGGCGGGTAGCAGTCAACGCGATCCGCTGGGATTCGCCAAGGCGTTCGATAGCCTCGGCGCAGAGCTGGATCACCGTCTTGGCGGCGACGGGCAGCCCCCGGCTGACACGAATGGAGAAAGGTCATGA
- a CDS encoding c-type cytochrome — protein MNNWIKVVIAGSALIATPFLQAGDVSRGEDLSGQCMACHAAEGNTDNPEWPIIHGQGKRYLYEQLQAYKSGDRENAVMQSQVADMDDQDLRDLAAYFASQEGGISGGVDPDLKDLGESIYRGGLPDEGVAACMACHGPAGEGMAGAGYPRLSGQLAEYTADQLRKYKDGERTTDRNRMMRDIAERMSDEEIEAVSSYISGLHKRESE, from the coding sequence ATGAACAACTGGATCAAGGTTGTTATCGCCGGTTCGGCGCTGATCGCCACCCCGTTCCTGCAGGCCGGCGACGTGTCACGCGGGGAAGACCTCTCCGGCCAGTGCATGGCCTGCCACGCTGCCGAAGGCAACACGGACAACCCTGAATGGCCGATCATCCACGGCCAGGGCAAGCGCTACCTGTACGAGCAGCTGCAGGCGTACAAGAGCGGTGACCGCGAAAACGCCGTGATGCAGAGTCAGGTCGCCGATATGGACGACCAGGACCTGCGGGATCTGGCGGCTTATTTCGCCTCGCAGGAAGGCGGCATCTCCGGCGGCGTGGACCCGGACCTGAAGGACCTGGGTGAATCCATCTACCGTGGCGGCCTTCCGGACGAGGGCGTCGCTGCCTGCATGGCCTGCCACGGCCCGGCCGGTGAAGGCATGGCCGGTGCCGGGTACCCCCGCTTGAGTGGTCAGCTCGCGGAGTACACGGCAGACCAGTTGCGCAAGTACAAGGACGGTGAGCGCACCACCGACCGCAACCGCATGATGCGTGATATCGCCGAGCGGATGTCCGATGAGGAGATCGAGGCCGTGTCCTCCTACATTTCCGGCCTTCACAAGCGGGAATCGGAGTAA